The following is a genomic window from Anopheles aquasalis chromosome 3, idAnoAquaMG_Q_19, whole genome shotgun sequence.
ATGGTGATGTACCTGAATGCAAACTCGGCCCTCGAGCATCTCCGGGGCAAGGCCGAAAAGGAGGATGCGCAAGGACCGATCGTGATGGTCGTAGGACCAACGGATGTGGGCAAAACCACGTTGTGCCGGATATTTCTGAACTACGCGGTCCGTCTAGGTCGTCGCCCGATTTACGTCGATCTCGATGTAGGCCAAGGTGGTATCGCTATTCCTGGCACGATCGGTGCGTTGCTAGTCGAACGACCGGCTCCGGTGGCCGAGGGTTTCTCACAGCAGGCCCCACTCGTGTATCACTACGGTCATAACACTCCTTCCGCGAACAGCACCTTCTACGATGTGCTCATCTCGAAGCTGGCCGAAACCACACTCGAGCGATTACAGGCCAACAAGAAGGCCAAATCATCGGGAATGATTATCAACACTTGCGGTTGGGTCAAAGGTTCGGGCTACTCGCACATCCTGCACACCGTAACTGCCTTCGAGGTGACCGCTATTTTCGTACTGGACCAGGAGCGCCTCTACAACGAGTTGCTACGAGACGTGAAGCGAAGTGTCCAGGTTGTGTTTCTGCCGAAAAGTGGTGGAGTTGTCGAACGAACTAAATCCCAGCGGAACGAATCACGAGACCAACGTATTCGAGAGTACTTCTATGGTTCCAAGATGCCACTATTCCCGCACAGCTTCGACGTTAAGTTTTCCGATATAAAGATCTTCAAGGTGGGGTCCCCACCACTGCCGGACTCCTGCTTGCCGTTGGGCATGAAAGCCGAAGACAACTACACCAAGCTAGTGGCCGTCGTACCTGGGCCCCAGTTGCTGCACCACATTCTGGCGGTCAGTTTTGCCGAGAGCACCGACGAAAACGTGATACAGACGAATGTGGCTGGATTCATTTGTGTGACGAACGTGAACATGGAGAAGCAAGTGCTAACTATCCTGTCGCCCCAGCCCCGACCACTGCCTCAAACTATTCTCCTCGTTTCGGACCTACAGTTTATGGACAGTAATTGAGCCCCAGCCTGCTCaaatcaatttaataaaaccatcCTCATGAACAAATCCGCTAGTCTGTTATTTTAAGTTCAGCGGTGGTCTTGTGTGACCGACCTCGATGGCTGGGAACGTTTCGCGAAACGCTTTCTTCATCGCCGTTACCCAGTCGCCGTGTTGCAGGATCGTTGCTATGCGCCTGTTCAGAGCTTGCTGTTCTTCCCTAGCTTCGTTGAGTGCACCCCGGTTTGTGTCGTTAATGATTTTGTCAGCCATTTCGGGACAAATGTTCAAGGTGGTCATTATGAAGCAGTCGAAACCGGCTGCAACGGCACCGCACAAGATCGTATCGGCACCAAGGAATATGTGCCGGCCTTCCTTCAAACAGGCGCTCCCCTGATCAAGATCTCCACTCGTGTATTTTATGCCACGAAAGTTGCCAATCTCCTTCTCTGCTATATCCAGGAACGCCGGCATGGGTACTACGGAGTGAGAAAGTACGATAAGTGTTTGCCAACTGATAACCTCCGCCTCGAGTGCTCACCGTTCACATCCGTAAACATGGGAATATGGTAGTAGAAAAATGGAATCGTCGGACAATGGCTGGCGACGGCTTTGAGGTAAGCAACAAGTGCTTCGGGAGTCTTGGGTTTAAAGTAGAGCTCCGGCAGACAAAGAACCGCATCGGCGTTGATCTTAGCGGCATGCTCGGCCAACTGTACGACATCCGGGAAGGGGGCACCGCCTAtttgcaccatcatcgttaTGCCGTGTTTGCTGCAGGACCGTTGCCATGCTTCCGTTACGGCCATGCGTTCCGCGGTGGTCAGTAGCATGCCTTCTCCGGATGTCCCGTTAACGAGCACTCCCCGCACGCGTTTCTCCTTCAGCAGCTGCACGTAAGGCTCAATTGCATCAAGGTTCAGCTTTTCACTGAAATAACAAGGCAGTGCTGGTAAAGGCAATTCGTATCAAGCTGAAATGAAACTTACCTGCCATTGGTGTACGGCGTAAAAACGGGCGCCATTAGTCCTTTGAAGGTG
Proteins encoded in this region:
- the LOC126575672 gene encoding protein CLP1 homolog: MSDDKPAPKTDYKLEPDSELRFEIETKNEKATVVLLNGQAEMFGTELVVKKPYEFLTGAKVAIFTYHGCTIELRGKPDVAYVAKETPMVMYLNANSALEHLRGKAEKEDAQGPIVMVVGPTDVGKTTLCRIFLNYAVRLGRRPIYVDLDVGQGGIAIPGTIGALLVERPAPVAEGFSQQAPLVYHYGHNTPSANSTFYDVLISKLAETTLERLQANKKAKSSGMIINTCGWVKGSGYSHILHTVTAFEVTAIFVLDQERLYNELLRDVKRSVQVVFLPKSGGVVERTKSQRNESRDQRIREYFYGSKMPLFPHSFDVKFSDIKIFKVGSPPLPDSCLPLGMKAEDNYTKLVAVVPGPQLLHHILAVSFAESTDENVIQTNVAGFICVTNVNMEKQVLTILSPQPRPLPQTILLVSDLQFMDSN
- the LOC126575674 gene encoding N-acetylneuraminate lyase A-like; the protein is MKQFTFKGLMAPVFTPYTNGSEKLNLDAIEPYVQLLKEKRVRGVLVNGTSGEGMLLTTAERMAVTEAWQRSCSKHGITMMVQIGGAPFPDVVQLAEHAAKINADAVLCLPELYFKPKTPEALVAYLKAVASHCPTIPFFYYHIPMFTDVNVPMPAFLDIAEKEIGNFRGIKYTSGDLDQGSACLKEGRHIFLGADTILCGAVAAGFDCFIMTTLNICPEMADKIINDTNRGALNEAREEQQALNRRIATILQHGDWVTAMKKAFRETFPAIEVGHTRPPLNLK